The Platichthys flesus chromosome 5, fPlaFle2.1, whole genome shotgun sequence genome contains the following window.
tgaccacaaAGACtcgagtgtcggctggcttgaccgcagtacacaaacacacttgactATATGGTAAGTGGTCTGGCAGGGTGGAGGGATGAGGTGGatatagaaaagaaaataccATCTGAGAAGGCAGCAGATCATGTCAAAAGAATTTGTATTGATTTGGACACTTTCAAGCAATCAGACAAAGAGAGTGACGCAGCTTTTCCTCTGGCTTCCTGTCCCCCATTATCACCACATTAGGTTAAAGTTGATCATATTCACCAAtcatttttaatgtgaacatcGTATGATTGCAGAATTAGTCACAAAGATCAGTCAATAAACCTTTATCTGGACCTTTCAACCACTTTGTGGAAGCTAATAGGAATCCAAAACAAAGCAAGCTAAATGTCTCCTTTTGTCTGTCATCACTGCAGAGCCCACCTCTCTCTGGGTTGAGGCTCAAGGAGTACTTGTGCGTTATGCTTTATGTGTGGATAATATACATTTAAAGGAAAAGAGTTCCTTCATCTGTTTGTTGAAAGATTTATCTTTAATGCTGGATCAAAACACCAATTCTTTTGACCTGTATTACGTAAATGTATCTACAGGTCTAATGTCAAAAGTTTGTACTGTGATAAACTACTTTTTCAGCTTAAATCTCTGATGGAACAAACTGGAAGTGAAGTTGTATTTTGTAACAGCTTTTCTCTCATTGCAGAGCTTTTTCACAGCACATTCTGAATGTTAACATTAAGCAGGGTTtgatatataattatttaacttaattatttttgtgaagcactttgtaaccttgtttagataagtgctacacaaataaagttattattatcattattgttattattattataagagcTTGGTGTTAAATGTTCTATGGTTGATGTGAGTGATGATATGAGCAAATATGTTAATGATAAAACTTTGTGTTCTTCCTAACTGGTTTatctacagtaaaaaaaaaaattgtagttTCATCAAATTAAATGCTGGTTGACCCACTTACTGACCACTACAGTAGTTTATTCTAGGACatagaagacatgttcaacccGGTCCACAGACGTAAGGCACACTGCCCCGCTCAACCATCTCCCCCACTCAACCATCTCTTTCCGCGGCATGTTAAATTTCTTCAAGTTGTCTtccttaaaatgtaaatatattggATTCATAATGGGTCCAAATTGCATAAACCTCAGGACAGCAAATCCCTTGGCCATTATCAATACATGTGCAAAGTGTGAAGCCGACAAGACGAACGGTTTGCAGGATATGCAatccacaaacagacagagtaCAGTAGTAGCTAGACATGGGACTACTTTAGTTTTGAATGCTCACTGTCAGACCTGGACTtaaatgaggactcagatgcagaggattaaACCtaccagcacactttattgagTTCAGATCCTCTATGATGAGTGACAAATGAGTTGGCTATGAAACACTTACTTAATACTTCTAGAACCTGGCAAGAATAACTCGGGGAACAACACCCTAAAAGATTCAAAATACACactaggaaaagaaaaaggtttaacataaatcgctcccgaaGGATGATAAACAAATAGCTAGAGTAAGCAAACAAAAGCTCTCCCGAAGGATGATAAACAAAAGGCTAGagtaagaaaacaaaagcacagcCGAAGGATGATAAACAAAATGCTagagtaataaaacaaaagcgcTCCCGAAGGAGGAAAACCTAACTACTATGAAAaagggacaaaagaaaaggctcacctaaaaAAGGAGGCACCTCAAACTAACTAGAACTCtctaaacataaatcgctccaaaatggaggaagaagaacagattacaaaagaacacaaaacgaagctaaactagaaactTTAACAaacgaaaaatcactctcaaggaggatacagaaaacaacttacgtggCGTAGCAAATCTTAAGGCAAAACACGGCAATGACTGTGGACAAGGGCGCACGGACAGGGACGAAACactttggcacaagacaaaggggagacgcagactataagaacatgagggtgaagggaacaggtggaaacaatccggaatcaggaatcagtgacacatgaggaagggcaagtgagtagagttaggatttcaaaataaaacaggaagttacgagacagaaaccccaagacaagacaaacctcaTAAGTCGTATGGGAATGAATCTATCCTATATAACTTGAAGgcattaaaaactattaaaacattgtgtctttttttcaataaattaagCTGATTGTGttggatttagtggcatctaggGGTGAGGTTTTCAGAATTATAAACAGAATCAGAAatcttttatttgccaagtatattgcacatacaggaaattgccttggtgtggttggtgcactgtacataaaacaacaattggaCATAAAAAACGATATATACAGGAATATACAATAAGTTATGGAGAACAATAAGTATGGAGAATAATAATATATGGAGAACAATAAGTTATGAACGTGCGGTGCTAAGGTGCAGTGATTGGTTTCGGGATAGTgcaataatatataaattatgtgcagcggggcggggggcgcagagtcagtgtgatgcaggggcttgtttgtgagcccaactggaaaaaactgttcaggtggcGCTAGCTTTTGGTCTTGATAGCCTGGAACAGAGATGGGAGTCTCTGAAataggtggtgaccgggattggaaggatcagcaatgatcttgcctgctctcctTCTGGTCCTGGAGTAGAAGAGatctatgagagccggcaggtcgcagccgatgaccttctcagctgaccaaatgatccgctgcagtctgcccttgtcttTGGCAGTTGAGGCAGCAAACCAGACGGTAATTGATGCGGTGAGGATGAACTCAAtgatggtaaatggttttgtatttatatagtgcttttctagtcttgatgaacactcaaagcgctttacagtgcattcctacattcacccattcacacacacattcatacagtgcatctattcgtagcacttagttattctatgggggggccattcagggttcagcatcttgcccaaggacacttcggcatgcagatgagtcagactggggatcgaactgccgaccttcaggttggaggacaaccactctacccctcaccCACAGCCACCCACATGATGgttgtgtagaactcaaccatctcTTTCCGCGGCATTTTAAATTTcttcagttgccgcaggaagaacatcctctgctgggccttcttgatgatggaggtgatgttctccgtccacctcaggtcctgtgcgatgatcgtccccaggaatctgaaagactccactgttttaactggggagtcatACATGGGGAGGGGGGCGGTTCAGGCTTCACAGTGTTCAGCTCCAGGaagttctggctgcaccaggaagccaggctgtcaACATCCTCTCTGTAGGCAGCCTGGTCCTCACTGGAGATTAATCCAATTAGGGTTGTGTTGTctgcaaacttcaggagtttgacagaggggtggctggaggtgcagttgttggtgtaaaGGGAGTGTTGATGGTCCAGGGCTCAGAGACAAGCTTGCCCAGCCTCACGTAGCCTCCTGTCAGTCAGAAAGtcagtgatccacctgcaggtgggctcaggccTGCTCAGCTGTGTCAACTTGTCTAGGAGAAGAGCTGGGGCGAaagtgttgaatgcggagcggCAGTCCATCAACAGGGGAAGtcaaggagctggaggatgaagtgtaGCCCATGTTGACTGCGTTGTCTACAGAcatgttggctctgtaggcaaactgcagtggGTCGATGATGTgtcttcattactacagaggtcagggcgactggtctgtagtcattaaggcctgtgatcctctgctttttgggaacggggatgatggtggatgttttggTGGTGGATTGTACCCTGCATATTGCAACCTTTCACATAGTTgcaagaaatatatatttgatatggGGATAACTTGTGGGTCAAAAATTACAACATGGATGGTATCTACATGTATACTGTGACTTTCAGTAATAATGACATTATCTTCACCTTAAGGTGTGACACCtgtccacggagtgacaacaaaaacaacatacctggatggacaacacctggacagcacctggatctgttccacactgtcagaGTGCCTACCCCaacccactgtctaagtgcccctgagcaaggcaccttactcccctaacacctgctTCCcagggcgccgtgcatggctgcccactgctctgtgtgtcctcctgtggacaccagatgggtcaaatttccccccttgcatgtcgtgtgtgtgtgcatgtgtgcatgtgtgtgggacaataaatgtatcttatcttatcttaaggTTTTCTCCTCTTGATGAAACTTAATCAATAGCAAAAGGAAATTAACTTTTCCTACTAAACCATATTATCTTTATTACCATATATATACTATCAAAGTAGGATGTCTTGGTAGCTATGGGGTTGGTATGGGGATTTATTAACATTGCTGTCATTCCCTTACCAGATGTGAAAATCGCATGTAGGACTACTGGTGAGGTGCTATTGGTCATTTGCAGGTAAATAGAACTGGTGTAATTTATAATAAATGCTAAAAAGATCAATATATTTGATAGCagaaatagtaaaatataatggTAAGAAGtattttaatggtaaaatagtataatagtagcctggatgccagacaaatttagccccgcccacaacatttgaggttgggaagttcggtctggagtcgctccgttgaggagaaattatgcccgaccgggccaatcagattgtcagggcgggctttatacgaagatggacagatgatcaacggtaacgtaatcaaccacgtcatcaaagtgcccttgggttgaattcgttttcaacaacatgcctgccgctggagagctgagatgtgtagatgctggcattgagtctgttttagaagacatcgacagcgcattcattttgaaaggggaacacagaacgtggaggcgacgccaaaccgccgcgctaatccctatcgcgacgcgacgctgaaccgcagggcagcgctaataatatcacccgttgatccagtagattaaaagcatatacttacttgttgctccaacattaagcaacagcatcccaacatttgtctttcttggtgttgtctttatacaacatgttccgaggatcatacaactcactgtacttctccacttcaattattaatttaatgtcatccatgttaaagaacttcgctgtttgctccgttaaatgtcggatgtcgggggtaaattatgtattctccactcaagcctatgtggagaatacgtagccccccctctctctctccttttatctgtatcactgcttgtgtggctctagtggatgggcagagggggacatttaataatgtcattggtcaaattaaaactccaggacaacagaaggggactccaaagtatgggatgcatatttgatcatttatatcatataaaatatgtcatcaatatagtttaagatcgtttttcagtgtgtttcctggtgcgatacactcgcgtcaagcgcacaAAATAGACTCAatgccgaaacgatcgctgcacggcgcgaggcagccttggcgcagggcggcgtttcagcctccagtgtgaccagcacaaagttttaacatgggagtggatgggagccagctgttgtTTAAGGCatgacgctgcgctgaaggatcgcttcggcatcgcttcagcgtccggtgtgaacccggcattagtaaataactcacaatgcgttgcttaacatacgtcacatactacgttgctctgattggttgtaggtctatccaattgagcgaagaggaattttatttcctggtcagttgaaacacgccccataatcacagcccaatggagcggtctcagactcacattctgactagaattgtgagtctgacaacgtcaggctagtatAATAGTCAAGTAATAGTAAAACCATAATATGATAGTAATATTTGTGGTGAAACATTTGCATacatgatttttattattgGAGGAATCTGGAAGCCTGTGGGTAAAAAGCTGTCACAGAGCATTGTAGTTATGGTTCTGGTGGTTTTGATGTTGCGGCCTGATGACAGGGGGACAAAAAACCTGTGGGAGGGTCCATCATGATGGAAGAGTATCTGCAGACACAGTGTTTGAAAGATGTCATGGAAGGAGGTGGGCATCTCAGCTGTAGATCTGTATATTGACTCAAAATACAGATGTTGAGTTGAGTGCAATATGAGTTAAGAAGTACATCCATGACCTGTAATATGCAAAGTAAACAACAGGTGGCAGCAAAACGGCAAACTGATCTCTATTccaccagaagaagaaacataaGTGTCTACCCTGAAGTTGGCCTCTTATTCGATAGTATAGGGAAACTTCGCCTGCAGTTTACCGATTGGAGAATGTGTGAAACCTTTTAGTTTTAGCTTCActgtctgaatgttttttttatcttgtttataCTATTACACGTTTTTGGTGAAACCTTGTGTATCTAGATCTCATCAGACTACTCCACTCTTCTCTGGGGTTATCTGCTCCAGCCACACAAGGCGTCATCTAAATGTCTCACTCACTCCCAACACGAGCTCAGTGCCCTTTAACTGTCGAATTGGAAGCTGACTTCACCGTGGCAAAGCGTCGCCGTCATTGTTTTGGTccctgagagaagaggagaagagagaagacaggCGCCTTGTAGTTTTATTAAACAGGTACGTTGATCAGAGTTATTAGAGAGCGGCTGGACCGATGTGTGTGCTTGTCCACGTGTCGGGAACCTGCCTGATGCTccagaaacaaacacagcagctcctccacgcAGGTGTGAATGAAGGAACGACACTGATGTGTTGCTAACGTTGTAATAGCTGGTTCATAGTGAGTTACACAGGCCGTGGTCTTTAAATACAGATGAGGTGGATGCGCCTCGTGcattgaaaatatattaacagtTCATTACTGCTGAATAATCTACGATCATTAAAACCTGATGATTGATAAATTATAGACCTTTTAATATAATGTTccatatgtgtgtatgtagaTATCTATCATATCTCCACTGTAACTGacattatgtatatatatatatacagacaaTCATTCTGTTTACTATGGCAGGCGCCTTGTAGTTTTGTTAAACAggtacgtatatatatatatatatatatatacagaaatACTTGATTAAGCTACAGAAAGCACAAAGGGTCTGTTCCTTGTCTGATCTCTAAAAATTCCTGTCTTCAACCTGTGCAGCAGATCACAGACTCATTGCATGCCACCAGCAGCAgtgagcagaaacacaaacacagaatgtaTGAGAGGTCTTTAAGTCGTGGTAGTTCAGGCTGCACAATCACTGTAcacattaatgtttgttttttagatcAGTCATCATGACAACCAAGCGTGGACTGATAACGGACTCATTCAGGGTGGTAAAGAGAGCAAGGAGGGCGAGCAATCGAGTGAAGAGAGCCATTTCTCCCCCACCACAGAAAGGTGAGGAGCAGCACCGTGACATCACGTGTGATCATCATGTATTCTGTGTATGTTCATGATTTCTATTCAGTAAAAAAGGTGTCAGTGTTCACAATGTCACACATCCTGTCTGATCTCAATCAGAATATATAGCTTGTGAAAAAGGCTAATACGTAGTTTTAATATTCttaatttatgtgttttttcaaGTATTAATTGTCACTGGAAGGGATTGTTGAAAGGTTTTTTGATACCTATATAAATATGTATCCTACAAATGAAAGATGCCATAGTAAACAGAATGATTGTTTGTTTAGCACTCTAAATAagtattttacatttcactgtttgtataaaagtttaaattctttgttttaaatctaaCTTTATTCAGGTTGATgagtgtttgatttttttgttatgATTGTTATGTAGTAATGATATGTCTGTAAATCTTTTGATGGAGCAGAGGCTGACACTCTAACAGTCAGAGATAAGGAGCTGCAGAAGCTCAGACAGTTTGATCTGGACTCGAAGTTTGGGCCCTGCACAggtaacacacccacacacattcacagctgACAATAATCCGATTCCTTAAATACATGTTAACTACAATGACACTTTACAGAGAAACTAGTCCATTGTCCCTCCTTCTTCCGTTTGATATATAAAAAAGAGACATGATGTCTCGTTAATATATTCCACTGGTTTGATTTTGTGTACAGgtgtaaatattatattttctcaGTATTTCTCTGTCCCATCAACTTTCTGCTTTGTGCTTCAGTGATTGCAATCAAAATAgggtttttcattatttctttttttgtggtGGGTTGGAGCATGTTTCAAGGAAACCCCATTATACTTTGGTACAGATCTGGGGTATCATTTATAACTGTTGCGTAtgcacaaaacggggcctgaaacgtgcgtacgccactcCTCACGCAAATGTTGGgattcacctccacctcaaTAACAATCACCtcgtcagtgtcagaaagtttcgcttcctcttctcattgCTTGATGCCGTGCAGATCCACGTACAAACGTTTCTAGGTGGACTGTGATTTGTAAGGCGAACATTGCGTTCAGTTGTGCGTGAGCACGGTTTTATAAATCAGAATTTAAATCAGAACATTTTCGGCTTTTGTGCGTACGTACccttttagtatgaatcctacgcactgttttataaatgagacccctggATCagagggcagatccaggaataattttttcactttctttgacattgttaATTTGGGCGTTTcgcaacattttcattgatttcccagagaataattcactgATCTTGATGATAATAATCTGAAATGTTTAGGGGGCTGAAATGTATGAGTGtctgaaatttggtgcagatccaaatacaaatctaaatgtgatttcataggGGTCTGAGATATACCCAGTAGAGTTTTACTGCATGGCCTGCATGGTAGGCACATTGGTACAGCGATGAGTTCTCTGCAAGTGAAGTCCAGTTTCAGTGTAGAGTTAACATGATCTCCCTGTGCCTCTGTGGTGTTCCTCTGGGTCCTTCAGCTTCCTCTCAGAATAAGTGGTCCTTCTGAATGAGGTTTCAGTTTATTAGATAATAACTCACTCATCACAAAACTGACCTGCATAACATTGTCTCTGTCAGAATGTGGTCTTGAGTGAGAGCTGCTTGTTTCGAACGCAACTCATTTGAGGAGCATTAACTTAATCTAAGAGCGTCTGTCCTTGTACCTCATCAAGTTAAGCTGAAGTTTCCTGTTGTAATGATGCAGAGATTTACCT
Protein-coding sequences here:
- the pold4 gene encoding DNA polymerase delta subunit 4; the protein is MTTKRGLITDSFRVVKRARRASNRVKRAISPPPQKEADTLTVRDKELQKLRQFDLDSKFGPCTGIGRLQRWERAKFHGLNPPEEIRDLLLQTHTDPEYYQSLWSEYPL